A region from the Vicia villosa cultivar HV-30 ecotype Madison, WI linkage group LG3, Vvil1.0, whole genome shotgun sequence genome encodes:
- the LOC131656439 gene encoding THO complex subunit 3 yields the protein MEEKFSFKNLHSREYSGHKKKVHSVAWNCIGTKLASGSVDQTARIWHIEPHHGHGKVKDIELKGHTDSVDQLCWDPKHPDLIATASGDKTVRLWDARSGKCSQQAELSGENINITYKPDGTHVAVGNRDDELTILDVRKFKPIHRRKFNYEVNEIAWNMTGEMFFLTTGNGTVEVLSYPSLRPLDTLMAHTAGCYCIAIDPTGRHFAVGSADSLVSLWVISEMLCVRTFTKLEWPVRTISFNHTGDLIASASEDLFIDISNVHTGKTVHHIPCRAAMNSVEWNPKYNVLAYAGDDKNKYQADEGVFRIFGFENA from the exons ATGGAAGAAAAATTCTCATTCAAGAATCTTCATAGCAGAGAGTATTCCGGTCACAAGAAAAAG GTGCACTCCGTGGCTTGGAATTGCATTGGCACAAAACTTGCTTCTGGTTCTGTTGATCAAACTGCTCGAATCTGGCATATTGAACCACATCATGGCCAT GGTAAGGTCAAAGATATTGAATTGAAGGGTCACACTGATAGTGTGGATCAGCTATGCTGGGATCCCAAACATCCTGATCTTATTGCAACTGCGTCGGGTGACAAGACTGTTCGTCTCTGGGATGCTCGTA GTGGAAAATGCTCACAACAAGCAGAACTTAGCGGGGAGAACATCAACATCACTTACAAACCTGATGGTACTCATGTAGCAGTAGGTAATAGG GATGATGAATTAACAATACTTGATGTTCGGAAGTTCAAACCAATTCATAGGCGCAAGTTCAACTATGAG GTAAATGAGATTGCTTGGAACATGACTGGCGAGATGTTTTTTTTAACAACGGGAAATG GGACCGTGGAAGTATTGTCTTATCCATCTCTTCGACCCCTCGATACCCTCATGGCTCATACAGCTGGTTGTTATTGCATTGCAATTGACCCAACAGGAAG ACATTTCGCTGTTGGAAGTGCTGATTCCCTTGTCAGCTTATGGGTTATCTCGGAGATGCTTTGTGTGCGTACCTTTACAAAGCTCGA ATGGCCTGTCCGTACGATTAGTTTCAATCATACCGGGGACTTGATTGCTTCGGCTAGTGAAGATTTGTTCATCGATATC TCAAATGTTCATACCGGAAAAACAGTACATCATATTCCTTGTAGAGCTGCCATGAATAGCGTTGAGTGGAATCCTAAATACAATGTACTTGCATATGCCGGAGATGACAAAAACAAGTATCAGGCCGATGAAG GTGTTTTTCGAATTTTTGGTTTTGAAAATGCTTAG
- the LOC131656437 gene encoding uncharacterized protein LOC131656437 — protein sequence MKLLCIYKHPPSSLFTSVSKPLLNNHKSIFKERKLIKNPSSFSSCCIVHALKEDSTQYEIDPEKAKEALKELDQKIQSISNKQVSSPKLKVSDFKPTREEMISENGKLEISESSLAFGAGGLVLLTILYNVLFITVIKPSIDGP from the exons ATGAAGCTTCTTTGCATCTACAAGCATCCACCATCATCACTTTTCACATCAGTTTCTAAACcattattaaataatcataaatcCATATTCAAAGAGAGAAAACTCATCAAAAacccttcttcattttcttcatgttGCATAGTTCATGCACTGAAAGAAGATTCAACGCAATATGAGATAGATCCAGAGAAGGCCAAAGAAGCCCTCAAAGAGCTTGACCAGAAAATCCAATCCATCTCTAATAAACAAGTTTCCTCTCCAAAACTCAAGG TTTCGGATTTTAAACCTACGAGAGAGGAAATGATAAGTGAGAATGGTAAGCTGGAAATTTCAGAGTCGTCTCTTGCATTTGGAGCTGGTGGACTTGTTCTACTTACTATATTGTATAATGTACTGTTTATTACTGTAATTAAGCCATCTATTGATGGTCCATAA